In the Drosophila gunungcola strain Sukarami unplaced genomic scaffold, Dgunungcola_SK_2 000001F, whole genome shotgun sequence genome, one interval contains:
- the LOC128262365 gene encoding phenoloxidase-activating factor 2-like isoform X1, translated as MERLRVIAALLVGCVFLGDACNFCVPKEDCLVEKPRYEYQIASECAVYNVCCDVLREDNTEAQVQNVANNCETDFSQTLHTTKPFVNISSWPIAKSGDTSAQVTGKSNPRGLGPSVYVTNDQSVPGQYPWVVLIFYQDILGTHIFGGSLIRPGVVLTSIHHIRYRDASEIVVRAGEWDINSSTEQFEFEERGVDKIVRHERFDFKTGANNLALLFLNAPFELQDHIRIIALPEPQSNYDGLHCTAAGWGKKNFGDRDLSNIMKKVDLRMLNRNQCEQLLRRTNLGNSFNLPESLMCAGGDLNKDTCTGDGGSALFCPIGAEDSGLYEQVGIVNWGMECGHQDVPATYTNVAMFRQWIEDQLVSFTYRNYSN; from the exons ATGGAACGACTCAGGGTAATTGCTGCTCTACTAGTAGGGTGCGTCTTTTTGGGCGATGCCTGTAATTTCTGCGTTCCCAAGGAAGACTGCTTGGTTGAGAAACCTCGATACGAATACCAAATTGCTTCCGAATGCGCTGTCTATAATGTCTGTTGTGACGTCCTTCGTGAA GATAATACGGAGGCCCAAGTACAAAATGTAGCAAACAATTGTGAGACAGAT ttttcacaGACGTTGCACACGACCAAGCCCTTCGTTAATATAAGTTCTTGGCCAATCGCTAAATCAGGCGATACTTCGGCTCAAGTGACCGGCAAAAGCAATCCACGTGGACTGGGACCCTCGGTATATGTAACCAATGATCAATCAGTGCCTGGTCAGTATCCTTGGGTGGTGCTTATTTTCTACCAAGATATATTGGGAACCCACATTTTTGGCGGATCTTTGATTCGCCCAGGAGTTGTCCTTACTTCGATTCACCATATACGGTACAGAGACGCCAGTGAGATTGTAGTGAGGGCTGGTGAATGGGACATAAACTCTTCCACGGAACAATTTGAGTTCGAGGAGCGCGGTGTGGACAAAATCGTACGCCATGAGAGATTCGATTTCAAAACGGGTGCCAACAACTTGGCTCTTCTCTTCCTGAACGCGCCCTTCGAATTGCAAGACCACATTAGAATTATCGCTTTACCTGAACCACAATCCAACTATGACGGACTTCACTGCACAGCTGCCGGTTggggaaagaaaaattttgGGGATCGCGACCTTTCGAACATTATGAAGAAAGTGGATTTACGCATGTTAAATAGAAATCAATGCGAGCAACTGTTAAGGAGAACCAATTTGGGCAACAGTTTCAATCTGCCTGAAAGTTTAATGTGCGCCGGAGGTGATCTCAACAAGGATACCTGCACCGGAGATGGCGGTTCTGCCCTGTTCTGCCCCATCGGAGCCGAGGATTCAGGACTCTACGAGCAGGTTGGCATCGTCAACTGGGGCATGGAGTGTGGCCACCAGGATGTCCCGGCAACCTATACTAATGTGGCTATGTTCAGGCAGTGGATTGAGGATCAGCTTGTGTCTTTTACCTACAGAAACTACAGTAATTGA
- the LOC128262365 gene encoding phenoloxidase-activating factor 2-like isoform X2 produces the protein MERLRVIAALLVGCVFLGDACNFCVPKEDCLVEKPRYEYQIASECAVYNVCCDVLREDNTEAQVQNVANNCETDTLHTTKPFVNISSWPIAKSGDTSAQVTGKSNPRGLGPSVYVTNDQSVPGQYPWVVLIFYQDILGTHIFGGSLIRPGVVLTSIHHIRYRDASEIVVRAGEWDINSSTEQFEFEERGVDKIVRHERFDFKTGANNLALLFLNAPFELQDHIRIIALPEPQSNYDGLHCTAAGWGKKNFGDRDLSNIMKKVDLRMLNRNQCEQLLRRTNLGNSFNLPESLMCAGGDLNKDTCTGDGGSALFCPIGAEDSGLYEQVGIVNWGMECGHQDVPATYTNVAMFRQWIEDQLVSFTYRNYSN, from the exons ATGGAACGACTCAGGGTAATTGCTGCTCTACTAGTAGGGTGCGTCTTTTTGGGCGATGCCTGTAATTTCTGCGTTCCCAAGGAAGACTGCTTGGTTGAGAAACCTCGATACGAATACCAAATTGCTTCCGAATGCGCTGTCTATAATGTCTGTTGTGACGTCCTTCGTGAA GATAATACGGAGGCCCAAGTACAAAATGTAGCAAACAATTGTGAGACAGAT ACGTTGCACACGACCAAGCCCTTCGTTAATATAAGTTCTTGGCCAATCGCTAAATCAGGCGATACTTCGGCTCAAGTGACCGGCAAAAGCAATCCACGTGGACTGGGACCCTCGGTATATGTAACCAATGATCAATCAGTGCCTGGTCAGTATCCTTGGGTGGTGCTTATTTTCTACCAAGATATATTGGGAACCCACATTTTTGGCGGATCTTTGATTCGCCCAGGAGTTGTCCTTACTTCGATTCACCATATACGGTACAGAGACGCCAGTGAGATTGTAGTGAGGGCTGGTGAATGGGACATAAACTCTTCCACGGAACAATTTGAGTTCGAGGAGCGCGGTGTGGACAAAATCGTACGCCATGAGAGATTCGATTTCAAAACGGGTGCCAACAACTTGGCTCTTCTCTTCCTGAACGCGCCCTTCGAATTGCAAGACCACATTAGAATTATCGCTTTACCTGAACCACAATCCAACTATGACGGACTTCACTGCACAGCTGCCGGTTggggaaagaaaaattttgGGGATCGCGACCTTTCGAACATTATGAAGAAAGTGGATTTACGCATGTTAAATAGAAATCAATGCGAGCAACTGTTAAGGAGAACCAATTTGGGCAACAGTTTCAATCTGCCTGAAAGTTTAATGTGCGCCGGAGGTGATCTCAACAAGGATACCTGCACCGGAGATGGCGGTTCTGCCCTGTTCTGCCCCATCGGAGCCGAGGATTCAGGACTCTACGAGCAGGTTGGCATCGTCAACTGGGGCATGGAGTGTGGCCACCAGGATGTCCCGGCAACCTATACTAATGTGGCTATGTTCAGGCAGTGGATTGAGGATCAGCTTGTGTCTTTTACCTACAGAAACTACAGTAATTGA